One region of Oncorhynchus mykiss isolate Arlee chromosome 8, USDA_OmykA_1.1, whole genome shotgun sequence genomic DNA includes:
- the LOC110530169 gene encoding phosducin-like, with translation MSSPTPAEDEVPAIQTGPKGVINDWRKFKCEDQDTPPSKKALLRQISNPQSDDVHDRLNRKMSVQEYEMIAEEDEKGLRKYRKQCMKEMHERFSFGPTFDSVVELDNGEAFLEVIEKEHRLTLVVVHIYKDGVKGCEALNSCLDCLATEYPSIKFCRIEAAATGASERFSDDVLPAMLVYKAGELLGNFLSMTQHLSEEFFAADIEAFLNEYGLLPEKEFVACPDDEEEAGVEVE, from the exons ATGTCAAGCCCAACACCAGCTGAAGATGAGGTGCCAGCAATCCAAACAG GCCCCAAGGGTGTAATCAATGACTGGAGGAAGTTCAAGTGTGAGGACCAGGACACCCCTCCAAGCAAGAAGGCGCTCCTCAGACAGATATCCAACCCCCAGAGCGATGACGTCCACGACAGACTCAACCGCAAG ATGAGTGTCCAGGAGTACGAGATGATCgcagaggaggatgagaagggCCTGCGAAAGTACCGCAAGCAGTGCATGAAGGAGATGCACGAGCGATTCAGCTTTGGGCCGACGTTTGACAGCGTGGTGGAGCTGGACAATGGCGAGGCCTTCCTGGAGGTCATTGAGAAGGAGCACCGGCTCACCCTGGTAGTCGTCCACATCTACAAGGACGGAGTCAAAGGTTGCGAGGCGCTCAACTCCTGCCTAGATTGCCTGGCCACCGAGTACCCCAGCATCAAGTTCTGCCGCATCGAGGCGGCCGCAACGGGTGCAAGCGAGCGCTTCTCAGACGACGTGCTGCCCGCCATGCTGGTTTACAAGGCAGGCGAGCTACTAGGAAACTTCCTGTCCATGACACAGCACCTCAGCGAGGAGTTCTTCGCCGCCGATATCGAGGCATTCCTCAATGAATACGGCCTCCTGCCCGAGAAGGAGTTTGTGGCCTGTcctgatgatgaggaggaggcagGTGTTGAGGTGGAGTAA